A genome region from Lucilia cuprina isolate Lc7/37 chromosome 3, ASM2204524v1, whole genome shotgun sequence includes the following:
- the LOC111674774 gene encoding neuropathy target esterase sws isoform X3 gives MDIIGLIRATTHDYGDIFSDAWWHLINMEFKTALTVYISIGLLTVILIIWYMYYRKWLRDKEREKYLLEQSAYSSAADLRGLRFRKRDKMLFYGRRMLRKVKNVSGQVYGGQGRKRRAVMRFAKRLLQLRRENIPLQMRTVEPPAEYLEETIEGSDRVPPDALYMLQSIRIFGHFEKPIFLKLCKHTELLTLEPGDFLFKITDADDSVFIVQSGQINVFISNADGSTLSLKTVRKGESVTSLLSFVDVLSGNPSYYKTVTAKAVEKSIVIRLPMQAFKEVFDENPDIMIRVIQVIMIRLQRVLFTALRNYLGLNSELVQNHMRHKKTQQQQQTNTTTAQQQTQQKSSPGHRKSQGETVQHSLSEAIPPPDMLVDLAYEPPSQQQQQHLPLVPQVTPSPNSSHFSQTTASCSAGNLSTRRYSITPAEININASSIDMQLVHISAVDSFLKELGLPEEDRSLLEPFVEVREVDSDVTLITEGNSDDICVWFVMTGGLAVYQSGVDAIRNFKADKSNVFIHHVHPGEIVGALAVLTGEASAYTIISLCPSRIAFIRRPAIYQIMRERPKIVLDLGNGVVRRLSPLVRQCDYALDWIFLESGRAVYRQDEMSDSTYIVLSGRMRSVITQSSGKKEIIGEYGKGDLVGIVEMITETCRTTTVMAVRDSELAKLPEGLFNAIKLRYPIVVTKLISLLSHRILGTMQTRTGGTAAPLEANPVTHKYSTVALVPVSEDVPLTAFTYELFHSLCAIGPTLRLTSEVVRKQLGIHIFEQSNEYRLTSWLAQQEDRYIITLYQCDSSLSPWTQRCMRQADVILIVGMGDRPPTVGKFEREIDRLAMRTQKELALLYSENDSSKPSNTLQWLNARPWVTKHHHIQCVKRIFTRKSQYRINDLYSRVLMSEPNMHSDFSRLARWLTGNSIGLVLGGGGARGAAHIGMLKAIQEAGIPIDMVGGVSIGALMGALWCSERNITTVTQKAREWCKKMTKWFLQLLDLTYPITSMFSGREFNKTIRDTFGDVSIEDLWIPYFTLTTDITASCHRIHTNGHLWRYVRASMSIAGVFPPFCDYKDGHLLLDGCYTNNVPADVMHNLGAAHIIAIDVGSQDDIDLTNYGDDLSGWWLLYKKWNPFTSPVKVPDLPDIQSRLAYVSCVRQLEEVKNSDYCEYIRPPIDKYKTLAFGSFDEIRDVGYVFGKNYFENMAKAGRLGRFNQWFNKEPPKKDNHASLSEYTFIDLAQIVCKLPETYVDHPQQHHTYFYSEDEDYDGYISEPSNYNRNQIKMKRTGTSLSLSENEMDSDIEVDLTLAIKQHQTKSARSTPQSPVNVTNIFNTIDNIDGYPKTNSIKSPPTLEYLNSRSSSSTTTQENEEKDKSEMETKQPQDENSTIHTVTS, from the exons ATGGATATTATAGGCTTAATTAGAGCCACTACCCATGACTATGGCGATATATTCTCCGATGCTTGGTGGCACCTTATTAATATGGAATTCAAAACAGCc ctaACAGTTTATATATCCATTGGACTTTTAACTGTTATCCTCATTATCTGGTATATGTACTACAGAAAATGGTTACGTGATAAGGAACGAGAAAAATATCTTTTAGAGCAAAGTGCCTATTCATCTGCAGCCGATTTAAGGGGTTTGCGTTTTCGTAAAAGAGATAAAATGCTCTTCTACGGCCGCAGAATGTTGCGCAAAGTTAAAAATGTATCTGGTCAAGTTTACGGCGGTCAGGGCCGAAAGCGTAGGGCTGTGATGCGATTCGCCAAAAGACTTCTACAATTGAGAAGAGAAAATATTCCCCTACAAATGAGAACAGTTGAACCGCCTGCAGAATATTTGGAAGAGACAATTGAAGGTTCTGATCGTGTACCACCAGATGCTTTATATATGTTGCAAAGTATTCGCATTTTTGGCCATTTTGAGAAACCTATATTCCTTAAACTATGTAAACACACTGAACTTTTGACTTTGGAACCTGGagattttctattcaaaatcaCTGATGCCGATGACAGTGTTTTCATAGTACAATCTGgtcaaataaatgttttcatatCAAATGCCGACGGTAGTACATTATCATTGAAGACTGTTCGTAAGGGTGAATCTGTGACTTCTCTATTGAGTTTTGTAGATGTCTTATCGGGCAATCCAAGTTATTATAAGACCGTAACAGCTAAAGCGGTGGAAAAAAGTATAGTCATAAGATTACCAATGCAA gcttttaaagaagtttttgaTGAAAATCCCGACATAATGATACGAGTCATTCAAGTAATTATGATACGTCTACAGCGTGTACTCTTCACTGCTCTACGTAATTACTTGGGTCTTAATTCGGAGTTAGTGCAGAATCATATGCGTCACAAAAAGacgcaacagcaacaacagacaAATACCACCACAGCACAACAGCAAACACAGCAAAAAAGCTCTCCTGGCCATCGTAAATCACAAGGAGAAACTGTACAGCATAGTTTATCGGAGGCAATACCCCCACCAGATATGCTGGTGGATTTGGCCTATGAACCACCAtcccaacagcagcagcaacatttaCCTCTAGTTCCTCAGGTAACACCTTCGCCCAACTCATCACATTTCTCGCAAACTACTGCGTCATGCAGTGCTGGAAATCTATCCACACGTCGTTATTCCATAACTCCAGcggaaattaatattaatgcctCTTCAATCGATATGCAGTTGGTACATATATCAGCTGTAGATAGCTTTCTTAAAGAACTGGGTTTGCCTGAAGAAGATCGCTCGTTATTGGAACCATTCGTAGAAGTCCGAGAGGTAGATAGCGATGTTACTCTAATAACGGAAGGCAATTCTGATGATATTTGTGTTTGGTTTGTTATGACTGGTGGTTTGGCTGTTTATCAGAGTGGAGTTGATGCCATTAGAAATTTCAAAGCAGACAAATCCAATGTTTTTATACACCATGTTCATCCCGGTGAAATTGTTGGAGCTCTGGCTGTACTCACCGGCGAAGCCAGTGCATATACAATAATTTCATTGTGTCCAAGTCGTATTGCCTTTATACGTCGTCCCGCCATTTATCAAATAATGCGTGAAAGACCCAAAATTGTTTTAGATTTAGGAAATGGTGTTGTCAGACGCCTATCACCACTGGTTAGACAATGCGACTACGCCTTGGATTGGATATTTTTGGAATCTGGTCGAGCCGTCTATCGTCAGGACGAGATGAGTGACAGCACATATATAGTGCTTAGCGGTCGTATGCGTTCAGTCATCACCCAATCCAGTGGTAAAAAAGAGATTATCGGTGAATACGGTAAAGGCGACTTAGTGGGCATTGTTGAGATGATAACGGAAACTTGCCGAACCACAACAGTTATGGCTGTCCGAGACTCCGAACTTGCCAAATTACCCGAAGGCCTATTCAATGCCATTAAACTAAGATATCCCATAGTAGTAACGAAATTAATAAGTCTGCTAAGTCATCGTATATTAGGCACGATGCAAACTCGAACTGGCGGCACTGCTGCTCCCCTAGAGGCTAATCCTGTTACCCACAAATATTCCACGGTAGCCTTAGTACCTGTTTCCGAAGATGTTCCTCTAACGGCTTTCACTTACGAACTATTCCATTCACTATGCGCTATTGGTCCCACTTTACGATTGACATCGGAAGTGGTGCGAAAACAATTGGGAATTCATATTTTTGAACAAAGCAATGAGTATCGTTTGACTTCATGGCTTGCGCAACAAGAAGATCGTTACATTATTACTTTGTATCAATGTGATAGCTCCCTCAGTCCTTGGACACAACGTTGTATGCGTCAAGCTGATGTCATTCTAATTGTCGGTATGGGTGATCGTCCACCAACTGTGGGTAAATTTGAAAGAGAAATTGATCGTTTGGCCATGCGTACTCAAAAGGAATTAGCTCTATTGTATTCGGAAAATGACAGTTCGAAACCATCGAATACTTTGCAATGGCTTAATGCAAGGCCCTGGGTTACCAAGCATCATCATATCCAATGTGTCAAACGTATATTTACTAGAAAAAGTCAATATAGAATT AACGATCTCTATAGTCGTGTATTGATGTCTGAACCCAACATGCATTCGGACTTTTCACGCTTAGCACGTTGGCTTACCGGTAATTCCATTGGTCTGGTATTGGGTGGTGGCGGTGCACGTGGCGCTGCACATATTGGCATGCTAAAAGCCATACAAGAGGCTGGTATACCCATTGATATGGTGGGTGGTGTTAGTATAGGAGCTCTAATGGGTGCCTTGTGGTGCTCTGAACGTAATATTACAACAGTTACACAAAAGGCTAGAGAATGGTGTAAA AAAATGACAAAATGGTTTTTACAATTATTGGATCTAACATATCCCATCACTTCAATGTTTTCGGGaagagaatttaataaaaccatACGTGATACATTCGGCGATGTCAGTATCGAAGATCTATGGATTCCTTATTTTACTCTAACCACAGATATTACGGCAAGTTGTCATAGAATACATACAAATG GTCACTTGTGGCGTTATGTACGCGCCAGCATGTCTATTGCTGGTGTGTTTCCACCGTTTTGTGATTATAAAGATGGTCATTTATTACTTGATGGCTGTTATACAAATAATGTTCCAG CCGATGTAATGCATAATTTGGGTGCTGCGCATATTATAGCCATCGATGTCGGTTCACAAGATGATATTGATTTAACAAATTATGGTGATGATTTATCCGGTTGGTggttgttatataaaaaatggaatCCATTTACATCACCCGTCAAAGTGCCCGATCTACCTGATATACAATCAAGATTGGCTTACGTCTCTTGTGTGCGACAACTAGAG gaAGTTAAAAATTCAGATTATTGTGAATACATACGACCACCAATAGATAAATACAAAACGTTGGCCTTTGGCAGTTTTGATGAGATACGTGATGTTGGTTATGTTTTTGGTAAAAACTACTTCGAAAATATGGCCAAAGCTGGACGCTTGGGGCGTTTTAATCAATGGTTCAATAAGGAGCCACCTAAAAAGGATAATCATGCCTCGTTAAGTGAATATACCTTTATTGATTTGGCGCAAATTGTTTGCAAATTACCCGAGACTTATGTCGATCATCCGCAACAGCATCATACCTATTTCTACAGTGAGGATGAGGATTATGATGGTTACATATCAGAACCATCTAATTATAATAGa aatcaaataaaaatgaaacgTACCGGTACTTCATTATCTTTGTCGGAAAACGAAATGGATTCCGATATAGAAGTTGATCTCACGTTGGCTATTAAACAACATCAAACAAAATCAGCCCGCAGTACACCTCAATCACCCGTAAATGTAACAAACATCTTTAATACCATCGATAATATTGATGGATACCCTAAAACGAATTCAATAAAATCTCCGCCAACATTAGAATATTTAAACTCAAGATCATCATCGTCCACCACAACCCAGGAAAATGAGGAAAAAGACAAAAGCGAAATGGAAACTAAACAACCACAAGATGAAAACAGCACAATACACACTGTAACATCATAA
- the LOC111674774 gene encoding neuropathy target esterase sws isoform X2: MDIIGLIRATTHDYGDIFSDAWWHLINMEFKTALTVYISIGLLTVILIIWYMYYRKWLRDKEREKYLLEQSAYSSAADLRGLRFRKRDKMLFYGRRMLRKVKNVSGQVYGGQGRKRRAVMRFAKRLLQLRRENIPLQMRTVEPPAEYLEETIEGSDRVPPDALYMLQSIRIFGHFEKPIFLKLCKHTELLTLEPGDFLFKITDADDSVFIVQSGQINVFISNADGSTLSLKTVRKGESVTSLLSFVDVLSGNPSYYKTVTAKAVEKSIVIRLPMQAFKEVFDENPDIMIRVIQVIMIRLQRVLFTALRNYLGLNSELVQNHMRHKKTQQQQQTNTTTAQQQTQQKSSPGHRKSQGETVQHSLSEAIPPPDMLVDLAYEPPSQQQQQHLPLVPQVTPSPNSSHFSQTTASCSAGNLSTRRYSITPAEININASSIDMQLVHISAVDSFLKELGLPEEDRSLLEPFVEVREVDSDVTLITEGNSDDICVWFVMTGGLAVYQSGVDAIRNFKADKSNVFIHHVHPGEIVGALAVLTGEASAYTIISLCPSRIAFIRRPAIYQIMRERPKIVLDLGNGVVRRLSPLVRQCDYALDWIFLESGRAVYRQDEMSDSTYIVLSGRMRSVITQSSGKKEIIGEYGKGDLVGIVEMITETCRTTTVMAVRDSELAKLPEGLFNAIKLRYPIVVTKLISLLSHRILGTMQTRTGGTAAPLEANPVTHKYSTVALVPVSEDVPLTAFTYELFHSLCAIGPTLRLTSEVVRKQLGIHIFEQSNEYRLTSWLAQQEDRYIITLYQCDSSLSPWTQRCMRQADVILIVGMGDRPPTVGKFEREIDRLAMRTQKELALLYSENDSSKPSNTLQWLNARPWVTKHHHIQCVKRIFTRKSQYRINDLYSRVLMSEPNMHSDFSRLARWLTGNSIGLVLGGGGARGAAHIGMLKAIQEAGIPIDMVGGVSIGALMGALWCSERNITTVTQKAREWCKKMTKWFLQLLDLTYPITSMFSGREFNKTIRDTFGDVSIEDLWIPYFTLTTDITASCHRIHTNGSLWRYVRSSMSLSGYMPPLCDPKDGHLLLDGGYVNNLPADVMHNLGAAHIIAIDVGSQDDIDLTNYGDDLSGWWLLYKKWNPFTSPVKVPDLPDIQSRLAYVSCVRQLEEVKNSDYCEYIRPPIDKYKTLAFGSFDEIRDVGYVFGKNYFENMAKAGRLGRFNQWFNKEPPKKDNHASLSEYTFIDLAQIVCKLPETYVDHPQQHHTYFYSEDEDYDGYISEPSNYNRNQIKMKRTGTSLSLSENEMDSDIEVDLTLAIKQHQTKSARSTPQSPVNVTNIFNTIDNIDGYPKTNSIKSPPTLEYLNSRSSSSTTTQENEEKDKSEMETKQPQDENSTIHTVTS, encoded by the exons ATGGATATTATAGGCTTAATTAGAGCCACTACCCATGACTATGGCGATATATTCTCCGATGCTTGGTGGCACCTTATTAATATGGAATTCAAAACAGCc ctaACAGTTTATATATCCATTGGACTTTTAACTGTTATCCTCATTATCTGGTATATGTACTACAGAAAATGGTTACGTGATAAGGAACGAGAAAAATATCTTTTAGAGCAAAGTGCCTATTCATCTGCAGCCGATTTAAGGGGTTTGCGTTTTCGTAAAAGAGATAAAATGCTCTTCTACGGCCGCAGAATGTTGCGCAAAGTTAAAAATGTATCTGGTCAAGTTTACGGCGGTCAGGGCCGAAAGCGTAGGGCTGTGATGCGATTCGCCAAAAGACTTCTACAATTGAGAAGAGAAAATATTCCCCTACAAATGAGAACAGTTGAACCGCCTGCAGAATATTTGGAAGAGACAATTGAAGGTTCTGATCGTGTACCACCAGATGCTTTATATATGTTGCAAAGTATTCGCATTTTTGGCCATTTTGAGAAACCTATATTCCTTAAACTATGTAAACACACTGAACTTTTGACTTTGGAACCTGGagattttctattcaaaatcaCTGATGCCGATGACAGTGTTTTCATAGTACAATCTGgtcaaataaatgttttcatatCAAATGCCGACGGTAGTACATTATCATTGAAGACTGTTCGTAAGGGTGAATCTGTGACTTCTCTATTGAGTTTTGTAGATGTCTTATCGGGCAATCCAAGTTATTATAAGACCGTAACAGCTAAAGCGGTGGAAAAAAGTATAGTCATAAGATTACCAATGCAA gcttttaaagaagtttttgaTGAAAATCCCGACATAATGATACGAGTCATTCAAGTAATTATGATACGTCTACAGCGTGTACTCTTCACTGCTCTACGTAATTACTTGGGTCTTAATTCGGAGTTAGTGCAGAATCATATGCGTCACAAAAAGacgcaacagcaacaacagacaAATACCACCACAGCACAACAGCAAACACAGCAAAAAAGCTCTCCTGGCCATCGTAAATCACAAGGAGAAACTGTACAGCATAGTTTATCGGAGGCAATACCCCCACCAGATATGCTGGTGGATTTGGCCTATGAACCACCAtcccaacagcagcagcaacatttaCCTCTAGTTCCTCAGGTAACACCTTCGCCCAACTCATCACATTTCTCGCAAACTACTGCGTCATGCAGTGCTGGAAATCTATCCACACGTCGTTATTCCATAACTCCAGcggaaattaatattaatgcctCTTCAATCGATATGCAGTTGGTACATATATCAGCTGTAGATAGCTTTCTTAAAGAACTGGGTTTGCCTGAAGAAGATCGCTCGTTATTGGAACCATTCGTAGAAGTCCGAGAGGTAGATAGCGATGTTACTCTAATAACGGAAGGCAATTCTGATGATATTTGTGTTTGGTTTGTTATGACTGGTGGTTTGGCTGTTTATCAGAGTGGAGTTGATGCCATTAGAAATTTCAAAGCAGACAAATCCAATGTTTTTATACACCATGTTCATCCCGGTGAAATTGTTGGAGCTCTGGCTGTACTCACCGGCGAAGCCAGTGCATATACAATAATTTCATTGTGTCCAAGTCGTATTGCCTTTATACGTCGTCCCGCCATTTATCAAATAATGCGTGAAAGACCCAAAATTGTTTTAGATTTAGGAAATGGTGTTGTCAGACGCCTATCACCACTGGTTAGACAATGCGACTACGCCTTGGATTGGATATTTTTGGAATCTGGTCGAGCCGTCTATCGTCAGGACGAGATGAGTGACAGCACATATATAGTGCTTAGCGGTCGTATGCGTTCAGTCATCACCCAATCCAGTGGTAAAAAAGAGATTATCGGTGAATACGGTAAAGGCGACTTAGTGGGCATTGTTGAGATGATAACGGAAACTTGCCGAACCACAACAGTTATGGCTGTCCGAGACTCCGAACTTGCCAAATTACCCGAAGGCCTATTCAATGCCATTAAACTAAGATATCCCATAGTAGTAACGAAATTAATAAGTCTGCTAAGTCATCGTATATTAGGCACGATGCAAACTCGAACTGGCGGCACTGCTGCTCCCCTAGAGGCTAATCCTGTTACCCACAAATATTCCACGGTAGCCTTAGTACCTGTTTCCGAAGATGTTCCTCTAACGGCTTTCACTTACGAACTATTCCATTCACTATGCGCTATTGGTCCCACTTTACGATTGACATCGGAAGTGGTGCGAAAACAATTGGGAATTCATATTTTTGAACAAAGCAATGAGTATCGTTTGACTTCATGGCTTGCGCAACAAGAAGATCGTTACATTATTACTTTGTATCAATGTGATAGCTCCCTCAGTCCTTGGACACAACGTTGTATGCGTCAAGCTGATGTCATTCTAATTGTCGGTATGGGTGATCGTCCACCAACTGTGGGTAAATTTGAAAGAGAAATTGATCGTTTGGCCATGCGTACTCAAAAGGAATTAGCTCTATTGTATTCGGAAAATGACAGTTCGAAACCATCGAATACTTTGCAATGGCTTAATGCAAGGCCCTGGGTTACCAAGCATCATCATATCCAATGTGTCAAACGTATATTTACTAGAAAAAGTCAATATAGAATT AACGATCTCTATAGTCGTGTATTGATGTCTGAACCCAACATGCATTCGGACTTTTCACGCTTAGCACGTTGGCTTACCGGTAATTCCATTGGTCTGGTATTGGGTGGTGGCGGTGCACGTGGCGCTGCACATATTGGCATGCTAAAAGCCATACAAGAGGCTGGTATACCCATTGATATGGTGGGTGGTGTTAGTATAGGAGCTCTAATGGGTGCCTTGTGGTGCTCTGAACGTAATATTACAACAGTTACACAAAAGGCTAGAGAATGGTGTAAA AAAATGACAAAATGGTTTTTACAATTATTGGATCTAACATATCCCATCACTTCAATGTTTTCGGGaagagaatttaataaaaccatACGTGATACATTCGGCGATGTCAGTATCGAAGATCTATGGATTCCTTATTTTACTCTAACCACAGATATTACGGCAAGTTGTCATAGAATACATACAAATG GATCTTTGTGGCGTTATGTACGTTCATCCATGTCACTCAGCGGTTATATGCCGCCTCTGTGTGATCCCAAAGATGGACATTTACTATTGGATGGTGGCTATGTCAATAATTTACCAG CCGATGTAATGCATAATTTGGGTGCTGCGCATATTATAGCCATCGATGTCGGTTCACAAGATGATATTGATTTAACAAATTATGGTGATGATTTATCCGGTTGGTggttgttatataaaaaatggaatCCATTTACATCACCCGTCAAAGTGCCCGATCTACCTGATATACAATCAAGATTGGCTTACGTCTCTTGTGTGCGACAACTAGAG gaAGTTAAAAATTCAGATTATTGTGAATACATACGACCACCAATAGATAAATACAAAACGTTGGCCTTTGGCAGTTTTGATGAGATACGTGATGTTGGTTATGTTTTTGGTAAAAACTACTTCGAAAATATGGCCAAAGCTGGACGCTTGGGGCGTTTTAATCAATGGTTCAATAAGGAGCCACCTAAAAAGGATAATCATGCCTCGTTAAGTGAATATACCTTTATTGATTTGGCGCAAATTGTTTGCAAATTACCCGAGACTTATGTCGATCATCCGCAACAGCATCATACCTATTTCTACAGTGAGGATGAGGATTATGATGGTTACATATCAGAACCATCTAATTATAATAGa aatcaaataaaaatgaaacgTACCGGTACTTCATTATCTTTGTCGGAAAACGAAATGGATTCCGATATAGAAGTTGATCTCACGTTGGCTATTAAACAACATCAAACAAAATCAGCCCGCAGTACACCTCAATCACCCGTAAATGTAACAAACATCTTTAATACCATCGATAATATTGATGGATACCCTAAAACGAATTCAATAAAATCTCCGCCAACATTAGAATATTTAAACTCAAGATCATCATCGTCCACCACAACCCAGGAAAATGAGGAAAAAGACAAAAGCGAAATGGAAACTAAACAACCACAAGATGAAAACAGCACAATACACACTGTAACATCATAA